One stretch of Macrobrachium nipponense isolate FS-2020 chromosome 16, ASM1510439v2, whole genome shotgun sequence DNA includes these proteins:
- the LOC135195748 gene encoding uncharacterized protein LOC135195748, protein MLKEYHADSSAALFCSRDTDIVKQKSTTLKDVNSLGLNEIPSWADFSNKEILESLPQYLQHLNEEQRCDIKNLLRQYEDVCSDNPRECSVISHDIELLPGTLPIRQNYYRTNFEKRKVDACDYGVGAVLLQEKPETNLLHPVSYYSCRLKKHQRSLSTVEKELLAIVQALQKYEVYVSTNNPITVYTDHNPLVFLNRARNVNQKILRWSLYLQNFNISVHHIRGQDNRIADALSRTPVPGNIVPS, encoded by the exons ATGCTTAAAGAATATCATGCCGATTCCTCTGCTGCTCTATTTTGTTCCAGAGACACagatattgtaaaacaaaagtcCACCACCTTAAAGGATGTAAATTCTTTAGGcctaaatgaaatcccatcttggGCTGActtttctaataaagaaatcttaGAATCTCTTCCGCAGTATCTACAGCACCTAAATGAGGAGCAACGGTGTGATATTAAGAATCTGCTACGACAGTATGAAGATGTATGCAGTGATAATCCCCGAGAATGCAGTGTTATTTCTCACGACATTGAGTTATTGCCAGGAACTCTTCCTATACGACAAAACTACTATCGAACCAACTTTGAAAAACGGAAG gtagatgcatgtgactacgGTGTTGGTGCTGTCCTCCTACAAGAGAAGCCTGAAACGAACTTGCTTCACCCTGTGTCTTACTATTCATGCAGGTTGAAGAAGCACCAAAGGTCGCTATCTACTGTGGAGAAAGAGCTCCTAGCTATAGTACAAGCCTTGCAGAAATATGAAGTCTACGTTTCCACAAATAACCCCATTACTGTGTACACCGACCACAACCCCCTCGTCTTCTTGAACAGAGCTCGAAATGTGAACCagaaaattttaagatggtctctcTACTTGCAAAACTTCAATATCAGTGTTCATCACATTCGTGGTCAAGACAATCGTATAGCTGATGCACTGTCAAGAACACCCGTACCAGGGAATATCGTACCTTCATAG